From the Clostridium sp. Marseille-P299 genome, one window contains:
- a CDS encoding peptidoglycan-binding protein, with translation MLPFTRKNRLRIAVVGAVVGLSSSVVAPNFLIKENTVEASKKAAIVSQQHDLIEDNDSALSLASNVLGATNISDYTLNNVLRDSNNTENNITYKANDSDSNVDALANNENADDVTASADANEAETDKSADTNESTDEENVVSTLSTEDQEDAGEDVVDDAEDGETDAETTVEEDPAPMFYTIGVKHSSVIAIQERLMDLGFMEYAEPTDYYGTITSEAVMMFQRQQDLKQDGILGPETYATLLSDDAKHYAAKLGMDGNDIKRIQQRLYEMGYLTSADMVTGHFGDVTEAAVKKMQENNGLSADGKVGVQTVELLYSEAAKPNLIVYGEKSDIVLEAQNRLKELGYLTTTPDGTYGNDTLIAVKQFQSRNDLIVDGFLGPSTRQVLNSSSAVPNGLSLGDNSDAVKRVQELLNKYGYISSSNMTGYFGEVTEDAVKAFQKNNGLTADGNVGVMTMNKLTSGDATPASSSSSSSSSSSSSNSNASNTNSSSSSSSSNSSSNSSSNSGSSSSSSSSSSSSSSSTSNSSVSALISIAKSKVGTPYVLGAKGPNAFDCSGFIYWCLNQVGIKQSYLTSSGWRNVGKYKRISSLSDVRAGDIIVVKGHVGIAAGNGMVIDASSSQGRIVYRDINSWWSSRFIVAWRIFD, from the coding sequence ATGTTACCATTTACAAGAAAGAACAGATTACGCATTGCAGTAGTTGGTGCAGTGGTAGGATTAAGTTCATCAGTAGTAGCTCCTAATTTTTTAATTAAGGAGAATACAGTAGAGGCTAGTAAGAAAGCTGCAATCGTTTCACAGCAGCATGATTTGATCGAAGATAATGATAGTGCACTTAGTTTGGCTAGTAATGTTTTAGGTGCTACCAATATTAGTGATTATACTTTAAATAATGTATTAAGAGATTCTAATAATACAGAAAATAATATTACATATAAAGCGAATGATTCAGATAGTAATGTTGATGCGTTGGCGAACAACGAGAATGCAGATGATGTAACAGCTAGTGCAGATGCAAACGAAGCTGAAACTGATAAATCAGCAGACACCAATGAATCAACAGATGAAGAAAATGTAGTATCTACATTATCAACAGAAGATCAAGAGGATGCAGGTGAAGATGTAGTAGATGATGCAGAAGATGGTGAAACTGATGCTGAAACTACAGTAGAAGAAGACCCAGCTCCAATGTTTTATACAATTGGTGTAAAGCATAGCAGCGTAATAGCTATTCAAGAACGATTAATGGATCTTGGTTTTATGGAGTATGCAGAACCAACCGATTATTATGGTACAATTACATCCGAAGCAGTTATGATGTTTCAACGTCAGCAAGACTTAAAGCAAGATGGAATTCTTGGACCAGAGACATATGCAACATTATTATCAGATGATGCGAAACATTATGCAGCAAAGTTGGGTATGGATGGTAATGACATCAAACGTATTCAACAAAGACTTTATGAAATGGGTTACCTTACATCTGCGGATATGGTAACTGGTCATTTCGGGGATGTTACAGAAGCAGCTGTTAAAAAAATGCAAGAAAACAATGGTTTATCTGCTGATGGTAAAGTAGGTGTTCAAACAGTTGAACTTTTATATAGTGAAGCAGCAAAACCAAACCTAATTGTTTATGGAGAAAAATCAGATATTGTGCTTGAAGCTCAAAATAGATTGAAAGAATTAGGTTATTTAACAACTACTCCAGATGGTACATATGGAAATGATACCTTAATTGCAGTTAAGCAATTTCAATCAAGAAATGACCTTATTGTTGATGGTTTCTTAGGACCATCCACAAGACAAGTATTAAATAGTTCTTCTGCAGTTCCTAATGGTTTATCATTAGGTGATAACAGTGATGCAGTTAAACGTGTTCAAGAATTATTAAATAAATATGGATATATATCCTCTAGTAATATGACAGGATATTTTGGTGAGGTAACTGAAGATGCAGTAAAGGCATTCCAGAAAAATAATGGACTTACTGCAGATGGTAACGTTGGCGTTATGACAATGAACAAGTTGACATCAGGTGATGCCACTCCAGCTAGTAGCTCTTCATCTAGCTCCTCAAGTTCAAGTTCCTCTAATAGTAACGCAAGTAACACAAATAGTTCAAGCAGTTCAAGCAGTTCAAACAGCTCAAGTAACTCCAGCAGTAATTCTGGAAGCTCAAGTAGTTCTTCCAGTAGTTCCTCAAGCAGCTCTTCAAGCACTAGCAATTCATCCGTTAGCGCATTGATTAGTATAGCTAAATCAAAGGTTGGAACGCCTTATGTACTTGGTGCAAAAGGTCCAAACGCATTTGACTGTTCTGGATTTATCTACTGGTGCTTAAATCAGGTTGGTATTAAACAAAGTTACTTAACATCAAGTGGCTGGAGAAATGTTGGTAAATATAAGAGAATTTCTAGTTTATCAGATGTTAGAGCCGGAGATATTATTGTAGTAAAAGGCCATGTTGGTATTGCAGCTGGTAATGGTATGGTTATCGATGCATCTTCTTCACAAGGAAGAATTGTATATCGTGATATCAATTCTTGGTGGAGTTCAAGATTTATCGTTGCATGGAGAATCTTTGACTAG
- a CDS encoding glycosyl hydrolase → MIRGKNKVIASALTLLLVASMLITNVSGPLGVMAGTNSSVSAQAAEKFSTKLEAEDATMTGTIQVSDTREGYSGTGYATGFTQSNNNSWSIAVTIPVTGHYTFTIRSASDSYKENYLFIDGAQAGTIYSTGDGIWGDTVIESVYLQAGTLTLSVKEFWGWFDLDYIFIEAGSGVDASVYQGATATLVNPNANEKTKNIMGYLKSIYGKQTLSGQSATLNASTEIETLYKTTGKYPAIRMLDFIFCSPASDWHSTGEVDLALDWEAKGGLTTFQWHWHAPKGGASFYTEKTTFDLAKAVTTEDISRKPLSEVKAMYEAGKISEECYLMVRDIDAISGYIDQLQDAGITILWRPLHEASGGWFWWGAAGSDAYLWLYKLMFDRQTYYHQLNNLIWVWNGQGQDWYPGDEYCDIVSTDIYADKHNYNAQTAQFMKTLNYANGNKMTALSENGVMLDPDLMSRDNTFWLWFAVWYGDFLIDYSGNLNGVYTEASMVKKVYNSEKVITLDELPDFDGTLPTPIPTIIPTAIPTAIPTAIPTIIPTVTPVVTPTVIPTVTPTVTPTITPTITPTVIPTITPTVIPTMIPTVTPTPGEFTLSLTNSGNATVVSNTINNNLKIKHENGSDIDLSKLSIRYYYTKEGAATENFYCDTSAMQLNKAPWYVTYNSAVKGTFYSMVTPIANADSYINIAFNTTDKLSAGATLMINTRISKSDWSLYNQENDYSYGDSAHILVYYDGNLVLGVEP, encoded by the coding sequence ATGATAAGAGGCAAAAACAAAGTAATTGCATCGGCGCTAACATTATTATTAGTCGCGTCTATGCTAATTACAAATGTATCTGGGCCATTAGGGGTTATGGCAGGTACAAACAGCAGTGTAAGTGCACAAGCTGCTGAGAAATTTTCTACAAAGTTGGAAGCTGAAGATGCAACAATGACCGGAACGATTCAAGTTTCTGACACAAGAGAAGGGTATAGTGGAACAGGATATGCGACAGGATTTACGCAAAGCAATAATAATTCTTGGTCAATCGCTGTAACTATTCCAGTAACAGGGCATTATACTTTTACGATCCGAAGTGCATCTGATAGTTATAAAGAAAATTATCTTTTTATCGATGGTGCACAAGCTGGCACAATTTACAGTACAGGTGATGGTATATGGGGTGATACCGTTATCGAAAGCGTATATTTACAAGCGGGAACTCTGACTTTATCCGTGAAAGAATTTTGGGGTTGGTTCGATTTAGATTATATTTTTATTGAAGCTGGCTCTGGTGTGGATGCTTCTGTTTATCAAGGAGCGACAGCAACCCTTGTAAATCCCAATGCAAATGAGAAAACAAAAAATATAATGGGGTATTTAAAGAGCATTTATGGGAAGCAAACCTTATCTGGACAGTCTGCTACACTTAATGCGAGTACAGAAATTGAAACCCTTTATAAAACGACTGGTAAATATCCAGCGATACGTATGCTAGATTTTATTTTTTGTTCTCCAGCAAGTGATTGGCATTCTACTGGTGAAGTAGATTTAGCTCTTGATTGGGAAGCAAAAGGTGGTTTAACTACTTTTCAATGGCATTGGCATGCACCAAAAGGAGGGGCATCTTTTTATACTGAAAAAACTACATTTGATTTAGCAAAAGCAGTCACAACAGAAGATATTAGCAGAAAGCCTTTATCGGAAGTAAAAGCTATGTATGAAGCTGGTAAGATTTCAGAAGAATGTTATCTTATGGTGAGAGATATTGATGCTATTTCTGGTTATATTGATCAATTACAAGATGCAGGAATCACTATACTTTGGAGACCACTTCATGAAGCAAGTGGCGGATGGTTTTGGTGGGGAGCTGCTGGGTCGGATGCTTATTTATGGCTATATAAGTTGATGTTTGATCGTCAAACATATTATCATCAACTAAATAATTTAATTTGGGTATGGAATGGACAAGGTCAAGATTGGTATCCAGGAGATGAATATTGTGATATTGTTAGTACAGATATTTATGCGGATAAACACAATTATAATGCTCAGACTGCGCAATTTATGAAAACACTAAATTATGCAAATGGAAATAAAATGACTGCACTAAGTGAAAATGGTGTTATGTTAGATCCAGATTTAATGTCTAGAGATAATACATTTTGGCTGTGGTTTGCAGTATGGTATGGCGATTTCCTAATTGACTATTCTGGTAATTTAAACGGAGTATATACAGAAGCATCTATGGTTAAAAAAGTATATAATAGTGAGAAAGTAATTACTTTAGATGAATTACCTGACTTTGATGGGACACTACCAACACCGATTCCTACGATAATACCGACAGCAATACCAACAGCAATACCAACAGCAATTCCGACAATAATACCGACAGTAACACCAGTAGTAACGCCAACGGTAATTCCGACAGTAACACCAACGGTAACGCCAACAATAACGCCAACAATAACGCCAACGGTAATACCAACGATTACACCTACAGTGATACCTACTATGATACCAACAGTAACACCTACCCCAGGTGAATTCACATTATCATTAACGAATAGCGGAAATGCAACAGTGGTATCGAATACGATAAATAATAATTTAAAAATTAAGCATGAAAATGGAAGCGATATTGATTTATCCAAGCTTAGCATCCGTTATTATTATACAAAAGAAGGAGCTGCTACAGAAAACTTTTATTGTGATACTTCTGCAATGCAGTTAAATAAAGCTCCTTGGTATGTAACATATAATTCGGCAGTAAAAGGAACATTTTATTCTATGGTAACACCAATAGCAAACGCAGATTCTTATATTAATATAGCATTTAATACAACAGATAAGCTGTCTGCAGGGGCTACCTTAATGATCAATACTAGAATATCCAAGAGTGACTGGAGTTTATATAACCAGGAAAACGACTATTCGTACGGCGATAGCGCACATATACTGGTATATTATGATGGTAATCTTGTATTAGGTGTAGAGCCATAA
- a CDS encoding ISL3 family transposase — MHNYCINKLLDLKGVKIKNITHADTFVKIYLETNPSEHICPNCGKQTKRVHDYRDQKIKDLPFQFKNCFLVLRKRRYICTCGKRFYEKYSFLARYQQRTTRLTHIIAHMLRELVSMKSIAKRTNVSPSTVARILDTLSYSCPKLKNSISIDEFKGDTDAGKYQCIIVNPNLPSVMDILPNRSQAHLSSYFSGLNRAERYRVKFFVCDMWQPYVELAKIYFPNAAIIIDKYHFIRQVTWATEKVRKRLQKTMPVALRKYYKRSRKLILTRYYKLKEEKKHACDLMLQYNDDLRLAHKLKEWFYAICQNKKYSEQRKQFFEWIKWAETSGLEEFEKCAATYRNWSEGILNAFKYGLTNGPTEGYNNKIKILKRVSFGMKNFPRFRTRILHSMN, encoded by the coding sequence ATGCATAATTATTGTATCAATAAATTATTAGATTTAAAAGGGGTAAAAATAAAAAATATCACTCATGCTGATACTTTTGTTAAAATATATCTCGAAACTAATCCTTCTGAACATATTTGCCCTAATTGTGGTAAACAAACAAAACGTGTTCATGACTATCGAGATCAAAAAATAAAGGATTTACCTTTTCAATTTAAAAACTGTTTCCTTGTTCTTAGAAAACGGCGTTATATCTGCACCTGTGGCAAACGGTTTTATGAAAAATACTCTTTTCTAGCAAGATACCAACAGCGCACAACTCGTCTTACACATATTATTGCTCATATGCTTCGTGAGCTTGTAAGCATGAAATCTATCGCTAAGCGTACTAATGTATCCCCCTCAACGGTTGCTAGAATTCTTGATACGCTCAGTTATTCCTGTCCGAAGCTTAAAAATTCTATTTCTATTGACGAATTCAAAGGCGATACAGATGCAGGAAAGTATCAATGTATTATAGTAAATCCAAACTTACCTTCTGTTATGGATATTCTCCCTAATCGATCACAGGCTCACTTATCATCTTACTTCTCTGGACTAAATCGCGCAGAAAGATATCGAGTGAAATTCTTTGTTTGTGATATGTGGCAGCCTTATGTTGAATTAGCTAAAATTTATTTTCCCAATGCTGCCATTATTATTGATAAATATCATTTCATTCGCCAAGTAACTTGGGCTACTGAAAAGGTACGCAAACGTCTTCAAAAGACAATGCCTGTAGCATTACGGAAATACTATAAACGTAGTCGAAAGTTGATTCTTACACGATATTATAAGCTCAAAGAAGAAAAAAAGCATGCATGTGATTTAATGTTACAATACAATGATGATCTTCGCTTAGCTCATAAATTAAAAGAATGGTTTTATGCGATATGCCAAAATAAGAAATACTCAGAACAAAGAAAACAATTCTTTGAATGGATTAAATGGGCTGAAACATCCGGCTTAGAGGAGTTTGAGAAATGCGCAGCTACTTATCGTAATTGGTCGGAAGGAATTTTAAATGCATTTAAATACGGATTAACCAATGGCCCTACAGAAGGGTATAATAACAAAATTAAAATTCTAAAACGTGTATCATTTGGTATGAAAAACTTCCCACGTTTCAGAACCAGAATATTGCATAGTATGAATTAA